The genomic interval GTACGTACGTGAACCAGCTCACGAAGTCCGACCCGCGCGTCCCCTTCGGCGGTATCGGCATCTCCGGGTACGGCCGCGAACTCGCGAGCGACGGCATCCGCGAGTTCGTGAACCGGAAGACGGTCTGGATTGAGTAGGTCTAAGCGCCCGGCGCTCCCTCCCTCGGTATGGGCGAACGTCCCGATTCTCGGAGCGCACACGTCGAGGAGGTCATCGACCGACTCAGCGACGAGTACCCGGAACCCGAAATCTCCCTGAACTTCTCGAACCGGCTCGAACTCCTCATCGCCGTCGTGCTGTCCGCGCAGTGCACGGACGAGCGCGTGAACAAAGTCACCGCCGACTTGTTCGAGAAGTACGACTCCGCCGAGGACTACGCGAACGCGGACGAGGACGACCTCGCAGAAGACATCAACTCTATCACGTACTACAACTCGAAGGCGGGCTACATCACGAACGCCTGCGCGAAAATCGTCGAGGAGCACGACGGCGAAGTGCCGGACTCGATGTCCGACCTCACCGACCTGCCCGGCGTCGGCCGGAAGACCGCGAACGTCGTGCTCCAGCACGGCCACGACATCACGGAAGGCATCGTCGTGGACACGCACGTCCAGCGCATCAGCCGGCGACTGGGCATCACCGAGGAAGAACGCCCCGAAGCCATCGAGGACGACCTGATGGACGTGGTTCCCCGCGAACACTGGAAGAACTACACGCACTGGCTCATCGCGCACGGCCGCGACACCTGCACCGCCCGCAATCCCGACTGCGCGGACTGCCTCCTCGAAGACATCTGTCCCTCCTCAAAACTCGACAACAGCGTCGACCTCGCCAGCGGCGACGCGTGGTAGGAAAACCCCGAACCGCTTACAGTCGGTAGTCGTTCTGCGCGGACCGTTTTCTGCGGCGGGCACGGGCGGCCCGCCGCGAAAACCCTCCACGAAAAAACCGCGTCCGCCTAGAGCCGGTAGTCGTGTTCGCCGTCCTCGCTGTCGAGGAACGCGGTGACGAGGTCGATGGTTGCGTCGATGTCGTCGCCGTTGGCGGCTTCGACGGGCGTGTGGAGGTAGCGGGTGGGGATGGACACCGCGCCGACGGGTTTCGCGCCGTGCGTGTTCTGGAAGCCGGCGGTGTCCGTGCCGCCCGCGGGGAGGACTTCGAGCTGGTGGTCGATGTCCTCGGTTTCGGCGACGGTGCGGAGGCGCTTGTGGACGTTCGGGTTCGTGATGACGCTGCCGTCCTTGAGCTTTATCGCCGCGCCTTCGCCGAGCGTGGTGACGTAGTCGGCCTCGTCGCTCACCTGCGGAACGTCGTTCGCGACGGTCACGTCGAGCGCGAGCGCGAGGTCGGGGTCGAGGTCGACGCCGAGCGCCCGCGCGCCCCGCAGACCGACCTCCTCCTGCACGGTCGCGGCGAAGTGCACCGTCACGTCGGGGTCGATGCGCTTTGCGGCCTCCAGCATCGCGAACAGGCAGACGCGGTCGTCGAGGCTCTTTCCGGTGACGTTCTCGCCCACCCGTTCGGTGCGCTGGTCGAGCGTCACCTGGTCGCCGACGGAGACGAGGTCGTCGGCGTCGTCGCCGTCCAGTCCGAGGTCGACGTACACGTCGTGCACCTCGTCTTTCTTCCCCTGCTCGTCCTCGTCCTGGGTGTGCGGCGCGAGCGACCCGATGATTCCGGGAACGTCCTTCTCATCGGTGTGGACGGTGACGCGCTGCGCGCGGAGGATGCGGGCGTCCCAGCCGCCGAGCGCGTCCAGCTGGAGGAAACCGTCGTCGGTGACGTGACGCACCATGAATCCGATTTCGTCCATGTGCGCGGCGACTGCGACCTCGTAGTCGGGGTTCTCCGCGCCCTCGATGGTCGCGACGACGTTCCCCATCGAGTCCGTGCGCAGTTCGTCCGCGACGCCGTCGAGTTCGCGGCGGACGATGTCCCGGATTCGGTCTTCGTAGCCGGGGACGCCCCGGGCTTCCGTGAGTTCCTTCAGCAGATCGAAGTCGAACGACATACCGAGAAATCAGCCGACCACGCGTATAAAACGACGCGTTCCGGACTATACGTCCCGTTCCACGACGAACCGCGTGAACTCCTCTAAATCCGCCTGCGCGTCCGGCGTCAGCGGCACGTCCACGAGGTGGTCGCGGGCGTCCGCCGCGAGGTCGAGCGCGCGCTCCCGGGCGTACGAGAGGCTGCCGGTCTCCTGGATGATGTCGATGGCGTCCAGCACCATCTCGTCCGTGGTGTCGTCGCTCGCGAGGATCGTTTCGAGGCGGCTGGCCGCGTCCGCCTCGGCGTTCTCGACGGCGTGCACGGTCATCAGGGTCTTCTTCCCCTCGTGGATGTCGTTCCCGAACGCCTTCCCGAAGTCGCCCGCGCGGTCGAGCGAGTGCTCGATGTCGAGGATGTCGTCCCCGATCTGGAACGCGATACACAGCGTCTCCATGTAGTCCGCGAGCGCGTCCTCTATCGCGGGCGGCTGGTGGGTGACGATGGCGGCGAGCCGGCCGACGATGCGGCCGAGACACCCGGTCTTGCACGCGCACATCTCCATGTACTCGGCCTCCGTGAGGTTCACGCCGTCCTCGTTGTGCCAGTGGATGTCCATTCCCTGCCCGAGGTGGGTGCGGTTCAGTTCGTACGTCAGCATCTCGTAGACCGCGAGCCGGGTCTCGTCGTCCAACTCGGCGGGGTTCCGGGACACCACTTTGAGCGGGATGAAGTAGAGCGCGTTCCCCGCGTTCAGCGCCACGTCCTCGCCGTAGCGGTGGTGGAGGGCTTCCTCGCCCCGGCGGAGGGTCGCGCCGTCCTCCACGTCGTCCACGATGATGGTGCCGTTGTGGAGGATTTCGGGCACCGTCGCGTACGGCAGGAACCGCTCGGGGTCGCCCCCGAGTCCCTCGATGATGCGGAGGAACGCGACGGCGCGCCAGCGCTTCCCGCCGCGG from Salarchaeum japonicum carries:
- the nth gene encoding endonuclease III encodes the protein MGERPDSRSAHVEEVIDRLSDEYPEPEISLNFSNRLELLIAVVLSAQCTDERVNKVTADLFEKYDSAEDYANADEDDLAEDINSITYYNSKAGYITNACAKIVEEHDGEVPDSMSDLTDLPGVGRKTANVVLQHGHDITEGIVVDTHVQRISRRLGITEEERPEAIEDDLMDVVPREHWKNYTHWLIAHGRDTCTARNPDCADCLLEDICPSSKLDNSVDLASGDAW
- a CDS encoding M42 family metallopeptidase, which produces MSFDFDLLKELTEARGVPGYEDRIRDIVRRELDGVADELRTDSMGNVVATIEGAENPDYEVAVAAHMDEIGFMVRHVTDDGFLQLDALGGWDARILRAQRVTVHTDEKDVPGIIGSLAPHTQDEDEQGKKDEVHDVYVDLGLDGDDADDLVSVGDQVTLDQRTERVGENVTGKSLDDRVCLFAMLEAAKRIDPDVTVHFAATVQEEVGLRGARALGVDLDPDLALALDVTVANDVPQVSDEADYVTTLGEGAAIKLKDGSVITNPNVHKRLRTVAETEDIDHQLEVLPAGGTDTAGFQNTHGAKPVGAVSIPTRYLHTPVEAANGDDIDATIDLVTAFLDSEDGEHDYRL
- a CDS encoding polyprenyl synthetase family protein, with the translated sequence MRETLAEWRPAVDEAIARVLPRDPDEAYVAEFFGDARYEYDADALAEGLHDPVWDLLDRGGKRWRAVAFLRIIEGLGGDPERFLPYATVPEILHNGTIIVDDVEDGATLRRGEEALHHRYGEDVALNAGNALYFIPLKVVSRNPAELDDETRLAVYEMLTYELNRTHLGQGMDIHWHNEDGVNLTEAEYMEMCACKTGCLGRIVGRLAAIVTHQPPAIEDALADYMETLCIAFQIGDDILDIEHSLDRAGDFGKAFGNDIHEGKKTLMTVHAVENAEADAASRLETILASDDTTDEMVLDAIDIIQETGSLSYARERALDLAADARDHLVDVPLTPDAQADLEEFTRFVVERDV